Proteins from one bacterium genomic window:
- a CDS encoding branched-chain amino acid ABC transporter permease, producing the protein MRRGAGVVGLLGALAAVPFVTLSVPVIFPAPVNAPGTLQLLALCLVFGGVALSYALLFGYTGLLSFGHALFFATGAYTIDVALSRWQWPLLPALAVTAVVSLILPLILGAVALRVSGIAFAMVTLAFAQAGSILAFSNPGGLTGGEEGLGLVVDRLPARLVGVVNTRYLYWVALGYLVVACVVSWRAVTSRPGRIWPAIRENELRVEVLGATPYGYKLLAFVIGCFLASLGGIVYVLLTGGASPGITTANLSLALLLMVVLGGTGSLWGAVLGGVFYEYLDFRLVALAGSRAIHALPGWFSVPLGQPLFILGMLFILLVLFFPGGIAGISDRYRVARAPHRRMLRNEEGTS; encoded by the coding sequence ATGAGACGCGGCGCGGGCGTCGTGGGGCTGCTCGGTGCGCTCGCGGCCGTGCCGTTTGTCACGCTGAGCGTGCCCGTGATCTTCCCCGCGCCGGTCAACGCCCCGGGGACGCTTCAGTTGCTGGCCCTGTGCCTCGTGTTCGGCGGCGTGGCCCTGAGCTACGCGCTTCTCTTCGGCTACACGGGGCTGCTCTCGTTCGGGCACGCGCTGTTCTTCGCGACCGGCGCGTATACGATCGACGTCGCGCTCTCCCGGTGGCAGTGGCCGCTCCTCCCGGCACTGGCGGTGACCGCGGTCGTGAGTCTGATCCTGCCGCTGATCCTCGGGGCGGTGGCCCTACGCGTGAGCGGGATCGCGTTCGCGATGGTGACGCTGGCCTTCGCGCAGGCCGGGTCCATCCTCGCGTTCAGCAATCCCGGGGGGTTGACCGGCGGGGAGGAGGGGCTGGGGCTCGTCGTGGACCGGCTGCCAGCGCGCCTCGTCGGCGTGGTCAACACCCGGTACCTGTACTGGGTCGCGCTTGGCTATCTGGTGGTCGCGTGTGTAGTGAGCTGGCGAGCGGTCACATCGAGACCCGGCCGAATCTGGCCGGCGATCCGGGAGAACGAGCTGCGGGTGGAAGTGCTGGGCGCGACCCCATATGGCTACAAGTTGCTGGCATTTGTGATCGGATGCTTCCTCGCCTCGCTGGGCGGCATCGTCTACGTGCTGCTCACCGGCGGCGCGTCTCCCGGCATTACCACGGCCAATCTCAGTCTGGCCCTGCTGCTCATGGTAGTGCTCGGCGGGACGGGGAGCCTCTGGGGCGCGGTGCTCGGCGGCGTCTTCTACGAGTATCTCGACTTCCGGCTGGTGGCGCTCGCGGGATCGCGAGCGATCCACGCGTTGCCCGGCTGGTTCAGCGTACCGCTTGGGCAGCCGTTGTTCATCCTGGGGATGCTCTTCATCCTCCTCGTGCTGTTCTTCCCGGGAGGGATCGCGGGCATCTCCGACCGCTACCGGGTCGCGCGCGCGCCGCACAGACGCATGCTCCGGAACGAGGAGGGGACGTCATGA
- a CDS encoding alpha/beta hydrolase, which produces MSTGAAAQELDLEVGGGRLHAIRRGPASGEPVLCLPGLTANARGFDLIGDRLAAEGLRPVALDLRGRGRSELTGPGTYGWPAHARDVLDAADRLGAARFALVGWSMGAFVAVQAAALAPGRITRAVLVDACGQPPADAIPLIQRAVDRLGIVHLSVERYLDLLRGLGTITPWHPLWDAYFRYELVETAGGVRARTSREAVLEDLAYGERHDPRALWPALTMPVLLLLALRPLIPGGPGIVAAEDRERFVREVSGARVVAVDANHYGIATHPATADAIAAFLRGRSM; this is translated from the coding sequence ATGAGCACGGGGGCGGCGGCGCAGGAGCTCGACCTTGAGGTCGGCGGCGGCCGGCTGCACGCGATTCGGCGCGGCCCCGCGTCTGGCGAACCGGTGTTGTGCCTCCCCGGGCTCACCGCGAACGCACGCGGCTTCGACCTGATCGGCGACCGCCTCGCCGCCGAGGGGCTCCGCCCCGTGGCCTTGGATCTGCGCGGGCGAGGCCGAAGCGAGCTTACCGGGCCGGGCACGTACGGCTGGCCCGCCCACGCCCGTGACGTGCTTGACGCCGCGGATCGTTTGGGCGCGGCGCGGTTCGCGCTCGTGGGTTGGTCGATGGGCGCGTTCGTGGCGGTGCAGGCGGCGGCGCTTGCGCCCGGACGTATCACGCGCGCCGTGCTCGTCGACGCGTGCGGCCAACCCCCGGCCGACGCGATCCCGCTGATCCAGCGGGCGGTCGACCGGCTGGGGATCGTGCACCTCTCCGTGGAACGCTATCTGGACCTGCTGCGCGGCCTCGGGACGATCACGCCCTGGCATCCGCTCTGGGACGCGTACTTTCGGTACGAGCTGGTGGAGACGGCGGGCGGCGTCCGGGCCAGGACCAGCCGGGAGGCGGTGCTCGAGGACTTGGCCTACGGCGAGCGGCACGATCCCCGGGCGCTGTGGCCGGCGCTCACGATGCCCGTGTTGCTGCTCCTGGCGTTGCGCCCGCTCATCCCGGGCGGTCCCGGGATCGTGGCCGCGGAGGACCGCGAGCGCTTCGTTCGGGAGGTGTCCGGGGCCCGCGTCGTCGCGGTCGACGCCAATCACTACGGCATCGCGACCCATCCCGCGACCGCAGACGCGATCGCGGCGTTCCTGAGGGGACGTTCGATGTGA
- the nikC gene encoding nickel transporter permease has protein sequence MSSTPISIRRSGTPERGTAELSPARAVWRMLRRSPLTLSGTMVIVLFAGIAFLAPWLALQSPIAQDLSQRLAPPTLHHPFGTDSLGRDVYSRVVYGARISVVSGIAVVTAAITFGTAAGTLAGWRGAWWDEALMRVTDMFLAFPSLVLALAISAILGPSLTNALIAIAVTSWPPYGRLARAQVLSLRSRDYVEAARAEGATDVKIIFRHLIPNAIAPLLVQATLDVGNIILIAAGLSFIGFGAQPPTPEWGLMVSEGRRFLMEQWWIATSPAIAILALVLGFNLVGDGIRDVLDPRLRKMT, from the coding sequence ATGTCCTCTACGCCTATCTCGATCCGCAGATCCGGTACACCTGAGCGCGGGACCGCCGAGCTGAGCCCGGCGCGGGCCGTCTGGCGAATGCTGCGCCGGAGCCCGCTCACGCTCTCGGGGACGATGGTCATCGTGTTGTTCGCGGGGATCGCGTTTCTCGCGCCGTGGCTCGCCCTGCAGAGTCCGATCGCGCAGGACCTCAGCCAGCGGCTGGCGCCGCCGACCCTGCACCACCCGTTTGGCACGGACTCGCTCGGCCGGGACGTGTACAGCCGGGTGGTCTACGGCGCGCGGATCTCCGTCGTCTCCGGCATCGCGGTGGTGACGGCGGCGATCACGTTCGGCACCGCGGCGGGCACGCTCGCCGGGTGGCGCGGCGCCTGGTGGGACGAGGCGCTGATGCGGGTCACGGACATGTTCCTCGCGTTCCCGAGCCTCGTGCTTGCGCTCGCGATCTCGGCGATCCTGGGGCCCAGTCTGACGAACGCGCTGATCGCGATCGCGGTCACGTCGTGGCCGCCGTACGGGCGGCTCGCGCGCGCACAGGTGTTGTCCCTGCGATCGCGCGACTACGTCGAGGCGGCGCGGGCGGAAGGGGCGACGGACGTGAAGATCATCTTCCGCCACCTCATCCCCAACGCGATCGCGCCGCTGCTGGTCCAGGCGACGCTGGACGTCGGCAACATCATCCTGATTGCCGCCGGGCTCTCGTTCATCGGATTCGGCGCGCAGCCACCGACGCCGGAGTGGGGGCTCATGGTCTCCGAAGGCCGGCGTTTCCTGATGGAACAGTGGTGGATCGCGACGTCTCCGGCGATCGCGATCCTCGCCCTCGTGTTGGGGTTCAACCTGGTCGGCGACGGCATCCGGGACGTGCTGGATCCCCGTCTGCGCAAGATGACGTAG
- a CDS encoding ABC transporter permease: MSFPQFLARRTGLTVFVLFGVTIITFLLSHVVPADPVVAYLGDHAPPAMVEQVRHQLGLDRPLPVQFGIYLGGLLHGNLGISIMNSRPVSQDLAQYLPATAELSSAAMLVAILIGVPTGIVSALHKDGWADQVARVFALGGASLPVFYVALLLLGLLYSRLGVLPGPGQLSLYTSPPPAITGMVAVDALLSGDWPALGDALRHLVLPAFVLGYASTGIITRMTRSSMLEVMRQDYVRTARAKGVVELRVVLRHALRNALLPTVTVIGLTYGNLLSGAVLTETIFSWPGIGRYATNSVTNIDIPAVLGVTLVIAIIYSIANLVVDVLYAYLDPQIRYT; this comes from the coding sequence ATGAGTTTTCCCCAATTCCTGGCGCGGCGCACCGGCCTGACGGTGTTTGTCCTGTTCGGCGTCACGATCATCACGTTTCTCTTGTCCCACGTCGTGCCCGCCGACCCGGTCGTCGCCTACCTGGGGGATCACGCGCCACCGGCGATGGTGGAACAGGTCCGGCATCAGCTCGGCCTGGACCGACCGCTGCCCGTGCAGTTCGGGATCTACCTGGGCGGATTGCTGCACGGGAACCTGGGCATCTCGATCATGAACAGCCGGCCGGTGAGCCAGGATCTAGCTCAATACCTCCCCGCGACCGCGGAGCTGTCCTCGGCGGCGATGCTCGTGGCCATCTTGATCGGGGTCCCCACCGGCATCGTGTCCGCGCTGCACAAGGACGGCTGGGCGGACCAGGTGGCGCGCGTGTTCGCGCTCGGAGGGGCTTCGCTCCCGGTCTTTTACGTCGCGCTGCTGCTCCTCGGCCTGCTCTACTCGCGCCTCGGGGTGTTGCCCGGTCCCGGCCAACTCAGCCTCTACACCTCCCCGCCCCCCGCGATCACGGGAATGGTGGCCGTCGACGCGCTCTTGTCGGGCGACTGGCCGGCGCTCGGTGACGCGCTGCGACACCTCGTCCTGCCAGCCTTCGTCCTCGGCTACGCCTCGACCGGCATTATCACGCGCATGACGCGAAGCAGCATGCTCGAGGTCATGCGCCAGGACTACGTGCGAACCGCACGGGCCAAAGGGGTGGTGGAGCTTCGCGTGGTCCTTCGCCACGCACTGCGCAACGCGCTGCTGCCGACCGTCACCGTGATCGGGCTGACCTACGGGAATCTCCTCTCCGGCGCGGTGCTGACCGAGACGATCTTCTCCTGGCCAGGGATCGGCCGGTACGCCACGAACTCGGTCACGAACATCGACATTCCGGCGGTCCTCGGTGTCACGCTCGTGATCGCGATCATCTACTCCATCGCCAACCTGGTGGTCGATGTCCTCTACGCCTATCTCGATCCGCAGATCCGGTACACCTGA
- a CDS encoding ABC transporter substrate-binding protein — MRRGVAIGLAIFLMGVWAVAPGRSAPAYGPQQTVVIAQDITSVVSLDPQVGYEFLIPVHNVYSNLVQFTTGNLTQVKPQLAQSYQVSKDGQTYTFHLRHGVKFASGNLLTADDVVYTFERVVNIPKDPASWLITQMGLDPKNVDQDVKATDPYTVVITLPKPFSPGAFLSIMANAVAGIVDSKTVKAHVQNGDWGAGWLTDHSAGSGPFQLARWERLVAIEIVANPNYNLGPAPSIKRVVWPNITENTVQRDALGRGDVDLAHDLSAPQLAALRKETKYYVAQIPDLGMEYLGMDVKNVPALQKPQVRQAVRWAIDYDGIVKDLLAGNGLPLQGVIPKGLFGYTPDIPFHRDVAKAKSLLQEGGAGSGFTADLLAPTGTAAGGVAAADLAAKIKNDLAAIGVTINIRQVAADELYKTYRGQQSQMVLVNWFVDYPDPDDFAKPFADYTQKSLAWRLQYYSDPAAKLADDAGSMENTPQRGAIYKRLNDMMTTDGPFAILYQPMISYGVSGRIHNMVFDAVNGPDFQTMTKQ; from the coding sequence GTGCGGCGTGGTGTGGCAATCGGGTTAGCCATCTTCCTGATGGGTGTCTGGGCCGTGGCTCCGGGGCGATCGGCCCCGGCGTACGGTCCGCAGCAAACCGTCGTAATCGCCCAAGACATCACCAGCGTTGTCTCGCTGGATCCGCAGGTCGGTTACGAGTTTCTCATTCCCGTCCACAACGTCTACTCGAACCTCGTCCAGTTCACGACGGGCAACCTGACTCAGGTCAAACCGCAACTCGCCCAATCGTATCAGGTCAGCAAGGACGGCCAAACGTACACGTTCCACCTGCGGCACGGCGTCAAATTCGCGAGCGGCAACCTCCTCACCGCCGACGACGTCGTCTACACGTTCGAGCGCGTCGTCAACATCCCGAAAGACCCCGCATCGTGGCTGATCACGCAGATGGGGCTCGACCCGAAGAATGTGGACCAGGACGTCAAGGCCACCGATCCGTACACGGTGGTCATCACGCTGCCGAAGCCCTTCAGTCCCGGCGCGTTCCTCTCGATCATGGCCAACGCCGTTGCGGGCATCGTGGACAGCAAGACGGTCAAGGCGCACGTGCAGAACGGCGACTGGGGCGCCGGCTGGCTGACCGACCACTCGGCGGGCAGCGGGCCGTTCCAGCTCGCGCGGTGGGAGCGCCTCGTCGCGATCGAGATCGTCGCAAACCCCAACTACAACCTGGGCCCCGCGCCGTCCATCAAGCGCGTCGTGTGGCCGAACATCACGGAGAACACCGTGCAGCGCGACGCGCTCGGCCGCGGTGACGTGGACCTCGCGCACGACCTGTCCGCGCCCCAACTCGCGGCGCTTCGCAAGGAGACCAAGTATTACGTGGCGCAGATTCCGGACCTCGGCATGGAGTATCTCGGGATGGACGTGAAGAACGTGCCGGCGCTGCAGAAACCCCAGGTGCGCCAGGCGGTGCGGTGGGCGATCGATTACGACGGGATCGTGAAGGATCTCCTCGCCGGAAACGGGCTGCCGTTGCAAGGGGTCATCCCCAAGGGGCTGTTCGGGTACACGCCGGACATCCCGTTCCATCGTGACGTGGCAAAGGCCAAATCACTCCTACAGGAGGGCGGGGCTGGAAGCGGGTTCACGGCCGATCTCCTTGCGCCGACCGGCACCGCCGCGGGCGGCGTCGCGGCGGCGGACCTCGCTGCCAAGATCAAGAACGACCTCGCGGCGATCGGGGTGACGATCAACATCCGCCAGGTGGCCGCCGACGAGCTCTACAAGACGTACCGCGGCCAGCAGTCCCAGATGGTGCTCGTGAACTGGTTCGTCGACTATCCGGATCCGGACGACTTCGCGAAGCCGTTCGCCGACTACACCCAGAAGTCGCTCGCGTGGCGCCTGCAGTACTACAGCGATCCGGCCGCGAAGCTCGCCGACGACGCGGGGAGCATGGAGAACACCCCGCAGCGGGGCGCGATCTACAAGCGGCTCAACGACATGATGACCACAGACGGCCCGTTCGCAATCCTGTACCAGCCGATGATCTCGTACGGCGTGTCCGGGCGCATCCACAACATGGTGTTCGACGCCGTCAACGGCCCCGATTTCCAGACGATGACGAAGCAGTAG
- a CDS encoding DMT family transporter, producing MAHPDRRAAVPARSGGATLAILYVFLWASAFVPSKILATEAQPLWMLVFRFFAAALILSALAVAMRRRLPTTAAAWFEPALLGALANACYLGLNYLALEHLSSGMGAIIASLNPLILALLAPRLLDEPLTARKALGTALGFAGVVAMMVTRAGTQAARPIDVALAIAGTVALVLSTIVFKRIQSRHDLLVINAAQLASASALLIPAAAMLEGPLRLVVTRGLVASFAYLVLVISVGASLLWFTLLARGEASRVSAYYFLTPVFGLALGAMLLAEHVSLRDVTGLAMITCGIALVQRS from the coding sequence ATGGCGCACCCCGACCGCCGCGCCGCCGTCCCAGCCCGCTCGGGCGGCGCGACGCTGGCGATCCTGTACGTCTTCCTGTGGGCCTCGGCGTTCGTGCCGAGCAAGATCCTGGCGACAGAAGCCCAACCGCTGTGGATGCTGGTGTTCCGCTTCTTCGCCGCCGCCCTGATACTCTCCGCCCTTGCGGTCGCGATGCGCCGGCGTCTGCCGACGACGGCGGCCGCGTGGTTCGAGCCGGCGCTCCTCGGGGCGCTGGCCAACGCCTGCTACTTGGGACTGAATTATTTGGCGCTCGAGCACCTCTCGTCGGGCATGGGCGCGATCATCGCGAGTCTGAATCCGCTGATCCTCGCCCTGCTGGCGCCGCGGCTGCTCGACGAACCGTTGACCGCGCGCAAGGCGCTCGGAACCGCACTGGGATTTGCCGGCGTGGTCGCGATGATGGTGACGCGCGCCGGCACGCAGGCGGCCCGGCCGATCGACGTGGCGTTGGCGATCGCGGGCACGGTCGCGCTCGTCCTCTCTACGATCGTCTTCAAGCGCATCCAGTCCAGGCACGACCTGCTCGTCATCAACGCTGCCCAACTCGCGAGTGCCTCGGCGCTGCTGATTCCCGCGGCGGCAATGCTGGAAGGACCGCTCCGGCTCGTCGTGACACGCGGGCTCGTCGCGTCGTTCGCGTACCTGGTCCTGGTGATCAGCGTCGGCGCGTCGTTGCTCTGGTTCACCCTCCTCGCGCGCGGCGAAGCGAGTCGCGTGAGCGCGTACTACTTCTTGACACCCGTGTTTGGCCTGGCGCTCGGCGCGATGCTGCTCGCCGAACACGTCTCGTTGCGGGACGTGACCGGTCTCGCCATGATCACGTGCGGAATCGCGTTGGTCCAGCGCTCCTAA
- a CDS encoding MFS transporter, translating to MTDADGLPTPQRYWAILTVAIALAMSALDGAIANVALPTIATDLRASAASSIWVVNAYQLAVMMSLTSFAALGDIIGYRRVYVMGLAVFTLASLLCALSHSLTGLALARGLQGFGAAGIMSVNAALVRFTYPRARLGQGIGLNTLVIATSSAAGPTVAAGVLAVASWPWLFLINVPLGAVAFVLAVRALPRTEPSGHRFDVASAVLSAMCFGLLIVGIDSLGHGFGVAAVAAELAGAGVLGTVLVRRQAGLAMPMVPVDLFRRPIFALSALTSVCSFTAQGLVFVALPFYFQDVLGRSQVETGLLMTPWPLAVAAIAPIAGRLADRRPAGVLGGVGLAMLSAGLVLVALLPAHPTASDIVWRMGICGFGFGFFQSPNNRAIISSVPRERSGSAGGVVATARLLGQTTGAALVALVFGLIAEHPGGMGRGTTVAVVLAACFAAIGAGVSSLRLVEFRDAA from the coding sequence ATGACGGACGCCGACGGCCTGCCGACTCCCCAACGGTACTGGGCGATCCTGACGGTCGCCATTGCGCTCGCGATGTCGGCGCTCGACGGCGCCATCGCCAACGTCGCGCTGCCGACGATCGCCACGGACCTTCGCGCGAGCGCGGCGTCGTCGATCTGGGTCGTGAACGCCTACCAACTGGCGGTGATGATGTCGCTCACATCGTTCGCCGCGCTCGGAGACATCATCGGCTACCGGCGTGTCTACGTGATGGGGCTCGCCGTGTTCACGCTGGCGTCGCTGCTGTGCGCGCTGTCACACTCGCTGACGGGACTGGCGCTGGCGCGGGGACTGCAGGGCTTCGGCGCGGCGGGCATCATGAGCGTGAACGCGGCCCTCGTCCGGTTCACGTATCCCCGCGCGCGGCTGGGACAGGGGATCGGGTTGAACACGCTCGTGATCGCGACCTCGTCGGCCGCCGGGCCGACGGTGGCGGCCGGGGTACTCGCGGTCGCGTCGTGGCCGTGGTTGTTCCTGATCAACGTGCCGCTCGGTGCCGTCGCGTTCGTCCTGGCGGTGCGCGCCCTCCCGCGCACCGAACCTTCCGGGCACCGGTTTGACGTCGCGAGCGCCGTGCTCAGCGCGATGTGTTTCGGCCTGCTGATCGTCGGCATCGACAGCCTCGGGCACGGCTTCGGCGTCGCCGCGGTGGCCGCCGAACTGGCCGGTGCGGGTGTGCTGGGGACGGTACTCGTGCGACGGCAGGCCGGGCTGGCCATGCCCATGGTGCCAGTCGACTTGTTCAGGCGGCCGATCTTCGCGCTGTCCGCCCTGACGTCCGTGTGCTCGTTTACCGCGCAGGGGCTGGTATTTGTGGCGCTGCCGTTTTATTTCCAAGACGTCCTTGGTCGGTCGCAGGTTGAGACCGGTCTCTTGATGACGCCGTGGCCGCTCGCGGTCGCCGCGATCGCGCCCATCGCGGGCCGCCTCGCGGACCGCCGCCCCGCGGGCGTCCTCGGCGGCGTCGGCTTGGCGATGCTCAGCGCGGGGCTGGTGCTGGTGGCGCTGTTACCAGCGCATCCGACCGCCTCCGACATTGTCTGGCGTATGGGGATCTGCGGGTTCGGCTTCGGGTTCTTCCAGTCCCCGAACAATCGTGCCATCATCTCCAGCGTGCCGCGCGAGCGGAGCGGAAGCGCCGGCGGGGTCGTCGCCACGGCGCGGTTGTTGGGGCAGACGACCGGTGCGGCACTGGTTGCGCTCGTGTTCGGGCTCATCGCCGAGCATCCGGGGGGCATGGGTCGTGGGACGACCGTCGCCGTGGTGCTCGCGGCGTGCTTCGCCGCGATCGGCGCCGGGGTGAGCAGTCTGCGGCTGGTCGAGTTCCGAGACGCGGCGTGA
- a CDS encoding MFS transporter, producing MTSGGDPLRRLRRHVIDTAPLREFREFRLLWIGQSVSNLGNRVTQVALAFQVYQLTGSSLAVGLLALARVVPLLACSLLGGAIADAVDRRRWLLWAQTAAAAGSLALAVNTFASPRLWAIYALTAALSAVRALYSPGLGSLVPLLVPRAQLPAALALNTVYGTAAALVGPVLGGVLITRLGVGGAYLVDVGTYTAALAALAAMAPVPPVRGTPPPGLGSIREALRFLKGRPVLQSTFLVDLNAMVFGMPTSLFPALAARVGGGAQVLGLLYAAPYAGALLASLMSGGVGRVRRQGRAVMVAVVMWGAAIAAFGFARSLWVMAVLLVLAGAADFVSAVFRDTIAQAVVPDAMRGRLSGMEEAVVASGPELGDIEAGVVASLVSIPFSIVSGGLACIVGVAALALAVPEFHRYDTQHPTP from the coding sequence GTGACGTCCGGGGGCGACCCGCTTCGGCGGTTGCGGCGGCACGTGATCGACACGGCGCCGTTGCGCGAGTTCCGAGAGTTCCGACTGCTGTGGATCGGGCAGTCGGTCTCCAACCTGGGCAACCGGGTCACCCAGGTCGCGCTGGCGTTTCAAGTCTATCAGCTCACGGGATCGTCGCTTGCGGTCGGGCTGCTCGCGCTGGCCAGGGTCGTGCCGCTGCTCGCGTGCTCCTTGCTTGGCGGGGCGATCGCGGACGCGGTGGATCGACGCCGCTGGCTGCTCTGGGCCCAAACCGCCGCGGCGGCGGGTTCGCTTGCGCTGGCGGTCAATACCTTCGCGTCGCCCCGTCTCTGGGCGATCTACGCGCTGACGGCGGCGCTGTCTGCGGTGCGCGCGTTGTACTCGCCCGGGCTCGGATCGCTGGTGCCGCTCCTCGTGCCGCGCGCGCAGCTGCCCGCGGCACTCGCGCTCAACACCGTCTACGGCACCGCGGCGGCGCTCGTCGGGCCCGTCCTCGGCGGGGTGCTGATCACCCGCCTTGGGGTCGGGGGCGCGTACCTCGTCGATGTCGGGACGTACACTGCGGCCCTGGCCGCCCTCGCGGCGATGGCTCCGGTTCCGCCCGTGCGGGGCACCCCGCCGCCCGGGCTCGGCTCGATCCGCGAAGCGCTGCGCTTCCTCAAAGGGCGGCCGGTGCTCCAATCGACGTTCCTCGTCGACCTCAACGCCATGGTCTTCGGCATGCCGACGTCGCTCTTTCCGGCACTCGCCGCGCGCGTCGGAGGTGGCGCGCAGGTGCTCGGCCTGCTGTATGCGGCGCCGTACGCGGGGGCGCTACTGGCGTCGCTGATGAGCGGTGGGGTCGGCCGGGTCCGCCGCCAGGGGCGGGCCGTCATGGTGGCCGTGGTCATGTGGGGTGCGGCGATCGCGGCGTTCGGGTTCGCCCGCTCGCTGTGGGTGATGGCCGTCTTGCTGGTTCTCGCCGGCGCAGCCGATTTCGTCAGCGCGGTGTTCCGCGATACGATCGCGCAGGCGGTGGTGCCGGACGCCATGCGCGGTCGTCTGTCCGGCATGGAAGAGGCCGTCGTCGCGTCCGGGCCGGAACTCGGCGACATCGAGGCGGGCGTCGTCGCGTCGCTCGTGAGCATCCCCTTCTCGATTGTCTCGGGCGGGCTCGCCTGTATCGTCGGGGTCGCCGCTCTGGCGCTCGCCGTCCCGGAGTTTCACCGGTACGACACGCAACACCCGACGCCGTAG
- a CDS encoding prolipoprotein diacylglyceryl transferase: MHPTLAHFGVFTLRWYGVMMGLALFLSVPITAHFGERFGVSRTLITEHLAVPFLASLLVGARLAYVLSHPGEFVHDPLAAVLPPYAGLASHGSIAAGLLFLWWWCGRHRLPMWRVLDAMAPAVLVAIILVRWGNFMNGELFGDPTSLPWGVAVPGVPGGPRHPLPLYEMAGTAAILAWILGRARHRAFDGALFWSAIVASSVLRVLLDLLRSDDRTVVVLTLGQMAALVLIAWGTWFLWTGRRRVATVPR, translated from the coding sequence ATGCATCCGACCCTCGCCCACTTCGGCGTGTTCACCCTGCGATGGTACGGCGTCATGATGGGCCTCGCCCTGTTTCTGTCGGTGCCGATTACCGCGCATTTCGGTGAACGATTCGGTGTCTCCCGGACGCTGATCACCGAGCATCTCGCCGTGCCGTTTCTCGCCTCTCTGCTCGTGGGCGCGCGCCTCGCGTACGTCCTCTCCCACCCCGGCGAGTTCGTGCACGACCCGCTCGCGGCCGTCCTGCCGCCGTACGCCGGCTTGGCGTCTCACGGCTCGATCGCGGCGGGGCTGCTGTTTCTCTGGTGGTGGTGCGGGCGGCATCGGCTCCCGATGTGGCGCGTCCTCGACGCCATGGCGCCGGCGGTCCTTGTGGCGATCATCCTGGTGCGCTGGGGCAACTTCATGAACGGCGAGCTCTTCGGCGACCCGACCTCGCTCCCCTGGGGCGTCGCGGTGCCCGGCGTGCCGGGCGGGCCGCGCCACCCGCTGCCGCTCTACGAGATGGCGGGCACCGCGGCGATTCTCGCCTGGATCCTCGGGCGGGCGCGGCACCGCGCGTTCGACGGCGCGCTGTTCTGGTCGGCGATCGTCGCCTCGTCGGTGCTCCGGGTCCTCCTGGATCTGCTGCGCAGCGACGACCGCACGGTGGTCGTGCTCACGCTTGGACAGATGGCCGCGCTCGTCCTGATCGCGTGGGGCACGTGGTTCCTCTGGACCGGCCGCCGCCGGGTCGCCACGGTGCCGCGCTGA
- a CDS encoding DinB family protein: MGTRSGPPGRRLNGSADALARRDLARFRDDTFGERNWGHKGLRAALRGVSLEEALWTPGRGVHSVWEQINHVAHWKRYVLERLHGRSRQTNQAWPAAGRTAGDLRRAIVALDRLHRALQHAILRLSPGAFEAGAGPRYSTTQLLLGEAAHDAYHTGQIFLTRRLYRQRRRAV, encoded by the coding sequence ATGGGCACGCGATCGGGACCGCCCGGGCGCCGTTTGAACGGCAGCGCCGACGCGCTGGCGCGGCGCGACCTCGCCAGGTTTCGCGATGACACCTTCGGGGAGCGGAACTGGGGGCACAAGGGATTGCGCGCCGCGCTGCGGGGGGTGTCGCTGGAGGAGGCCCTCTGGACACCCGGCCGCGGCGTCCACTCAGTATGGGAGCAGATCAACCACGTCGCGCACTGGAAGCGCTACGTCTTGGAGCGCCTGCACGGCCGCAGCCGACAGACGAATCAGGCGTGGCCGGCCGCGGGGCGGACGGCCGGCGATCTCCGCCGTGCGATCGTTGCGCTCGACCGGCTCCACCGCGCCCTGCAGCACGCGATCCTCCGGCTGTCCCCCGGAGCGTTCGAGGCAGGCGCCGGGCCGCGGTACTCGACGACCCAGTTGCTGCTCGGCGAGGCGGCGCACGACGCGTATCATACCGGCCAGATCTTCCTCACGCGAAGACTCTACCGCCAGCGCCGTCGGGCCGTGTGA